CGCCGTCCTGGCGCTGCTGGCATCCGCCGGGTACGGCTGGCTCGGCACCGCGGCCGGGGTGACCGCGGCCAGCGCCAGCCACGGGCACGGTATTGCCGCCGCACCCGTCGAGCCCGAGGCATCCGTCTCCGTCGCCGATATCCGGACCGCCCAAACCGAGAACCCGGTTCGCGTCACCCTGGAGGCGCAGCAGCAGCGGGTGCAGCTGCCGTCCGGGGCGTCGCTGGATGTCTGGAGCTACGGCTCGGTGCCCGGCCAGCCGATCGTGGTGCACCAGGGCGACACCGTCGAGGTGGAACTGCGCAACCGCGACATCGAGGGCGGGGTCACGGTGCACTGGCACGGCGTCGACGTGCCGAACGGTGAGGACGGCGTGGCCGGCGTCACGCAGAATGCCGTGCTGCCCGGGAGATCATTCACCTACCGTTTCGTGGCAGAAGACACTGGCACGTACTGGTACCACACCCACCAGCACTCCGCAGAGGGCGTGCGCCGCGGGCTATACGGCACGCTGGTGGTGCTGCCGGTTGCGGCCCCAGCGCAGGTGGACCTCACCCTGCCGCTGCACACCTTCGGCGAGACCACCCTCCTCGGCGGCAGCGACCAACGCGACACTATGGAGGTGGTGCCGGGTCAGCCGGTGCGACTGCGCCTGATCAACACCGACCAGGTGCCACGCTGGTTCACCGTGGCCGGAGCGCCGTTCCGGGTCGTCGCCGTCGACGGCCGCGATCTCAGTGGGCCAACGGATGTCGCGGACCAGGCACTCCGAATCCCTGCCGGTGGCCGCTACGACGTGCAGCTGACCATGCCGGACTCAGCGGTGGCGCTGCGGACGACCAGCGCGCCGGAGATCGGTCTCGACCTGATCGCCCCCGGTGGCCGGGCGCTCGCCGACGTGCCGTCGGGGCTTCCCGAGCTCGACCTCTTCACGTACGGCACCCCGGCCGCGACATCCGACATGGACGGGCCATACGACGTCACCGACACCCTCGTGCTCGACCGCGCCATGCGCTTCATGAACGGCCTGCCCGGCTTCGGCTACACCGTCAACGGCGCGGTGTACCCGCTGATCCCGGCCACCGAAGTGAGCGAAGGCGACTTGGTGCACCTCACCGTGGTGAACCGCGGCACAGACACCCATCCGATGCATCCGCACGGCCATCACGTGCTGGTGCTCTCCCGCAACGGCGTCGCACCGACCGGATCGCCGCTCTGGCTCGACACCTTCGATGTCCAGCCCGGCGAGGTGTGGGAGGTGGCGCTACGCGCCGACAACCCCGGCATCTGGATGGACCACTGCCACAACCTCGATCACGCGGCAGAAGGGATGCTGCTGCACCTGGCGTACGCGGGAGTGGCCAGCCCGTTCGAGCACGGCGGGCCGGCGGGCAACCAGCCAGAGTGACCAGCGGCGTGGCAGTTCGGGTCTACAATCCGATCACCACGTGACTGAACGTCACTTCACTGAAAGGGACCCACCATGATTCCTGAGATCAACTACTGGGCAGTCATCGTCGCAACGATCTCCACCATGGTGGTCGGATCGATCTGGTACGCCCGCCCAGTGTTCGGAACCTGGTGGCAGAAGGCCGCCCGCGTTGAGGCGCCCGCCAACGCGGTCACCGCGATCGTCGTCACGGTGATCGTCAGCTTTGTCAGCGCCTGGGTGCTCGCCGGGTCAGCGGCGATCGCGCAGGAGTTCTACGGCGGCAATTTCCTTGGCAACACCGTGCTCACCGCGCTGATCCTGTGGGCAGGCTTCACGGCCGCCCGGTTCATCACGCACGACGCGTTCGAAAACCGTCCATGGAAGCTCACCCTGCTGAACATCGCCCACGAACTGGTCACGGTCCTGGTGATGGCACTGATCATCGGACTGTTCGGCATCAGCGCCGCCTAATACGGCGCCGATACCGAACGGATGTCGCGGTCCGGGGTGCTGCGCACCTACTTCGATGCGGCGATGAGCTCCACGAGCTGGGTCTTGGTGAGCTTGGAGTAGCCGGTCAGACCGAGCGCCTTAGCCTGCTCGCGCAGTTCGGCGACGGTGCCGGTCGCGGCGGGAGCAGCGGTAGCGGCGGCGACCGGAGCCTCAGCGGCGACCTTCGCCGCGGGAGCCTTCGCTGCGGGTGCCTTGGCAGTCGGAGCCTTCGCCGCGGGAGCCTTAGCGGCGGGGGCCTTCACAGCCGGCGCCTTGGCAGTCGGAGCCTTCGCCGCGGGAGCCTTAGCGGCAGGAGCCTTCACAGCCGGCGCCTTGGCCGCAGGAGCCTTGGCTGCGGCAGCCTTGGCTGCGGGAGCCTTTGATGCCGGTGCCTTCGCAACGGGAGCCTTGGTTGCAGGAGCCTTCGGAGCCGGAGCCTTCGTTGCCGCGGTCTTGGCGGTCGCGCCGGCATTGGCCTTCGCCGGTGCCTTCGGAGCCGGAGCCTTCTTGACCGGGGCCTTCGTTGCCTTGGGCTCAGCAGCCGGAGCCTCGACGATCGGAGCCTCCTCGACGAGAGCCTCCACGACGGGGGCCTCGGTCTCGATTTCCTCCGAGTAAGTCTCGGTCGCTGCCGCGTCCACAATGGTCGTCTTCTTCTTGCGCTTCAACAGGTTCCAGAACACCAACGAACTCCTCATAACATCGCCCCCGGCCGGGAACGCACACTTACGACCAATTCTCTCTTATTTCGGTCCGCCGCTTCGCCGCCGCGATCACCCTCGTTCGGGTGGCGTGGCGGGCTTCCGGCGGTCGGCGATGCGCGCCGCGACATAGTCGATGGTCACGCCGAGCGTGATCGCCGTGACCACAGACAGCACGACCGCGAGTACCGGGTTGTCCGGCAGCCACGACCCGAACAGCGCCCCGACCGACGTGTTGTAGAGCGCCCATCCGGTTCCGGCGATCACGGTCAGCGGAAGGTAACGCTTCAGCGGAAACCGCATGGCGCCCGCGGTGAGGTTCACGGCGATGCGCGCGAACGGCACGTACCGGGCGGTGAGGATCAGCACCGCCGCCCGACGATCCAGCGCGTTCTGCGCCCAGTGAATCCCGGCCGCAATCCGCGGGCCGCGCATCCATCGAAAGCGGGTGACCCCGATCCGGCGTCCGATCAGGTAGCAGAGAACGTCGCCGAGCATCGCCCCGATCGCCGCGGTGAGGACCAGCAACACGATCTCCGGAGACCCCGCCGCTGCGGACAGCGCCGCCAGCGCGACCACCAGCGTCTCGCTCGGCAACACCACCAGGAAGGCGTCGGCGACGGTCAGTACCAGTACCAACCCGTACATCCACGGTGACTCGGCGAGGCTCACGACGAAGGCCGCCAACTCATCCATGGCACATGGATACCGAAGCAAAATGAACAACAGGCGGTGGTCACCAAGATTCCGTCGGTGGGCGCCAGTGGATTGCGGTTTTGCCGCGGTTAGCCGTCATTGACACCTGCGTAGCCCCGGCGTCTACTGGAGCCACGCCACGCCGATGTGACGTGAAGCCAAAGCGGCCGGACCGCACTCGTCGGCCGCATGTGAACGGGAGGTCACCATGGGAGAGGCACGGGAGGTCATGGACCGTTTGACCGCGGCCGTGACGGCTAAAGACTCCGCGACGTTGGCAGCGTGCTACGCCGTGGACGCGGTCGCGATCACGCCCGATGAGGGCGAGGTCTCGGGGCGCGACGCAATTGGCACGTACCTGTTGCAGTTCGGGGAAGCGTTTCCGGACCTCGCCTATGACTACACGCGGAAGTATGAAGCCGGCGACGTGGCTATCGACGAGGGCTACCTCACGGGGACGCACACGGGACCATTGCAGTTGCCGTCGGGGGAGAGCATGCCGGCGACCGGCAAGCAGATCAGGATGAGAAGCT
This Salinibacterium sp. ZJ450 DNA region includes the following protein-coding sequences:
- a CDS encoding multicopper oxidase family protein — translated: MSHQSLLGLDLALCVVGAALWLASGIVVARNSASRWGPRLTLGFALLGTLTVVGRILIVIAVREAGWWFIEEKALLALPVAALTALVALVIAVPPLVRRTRRRPVSVPPARVATALLAAGYGSAVGVVTTLITGYPLTLFAALSVLVLLVLLIAITAAVLSDRPPRTIGGLAALAVLALLASAGYGWLGTAAGVTAASASHGHGIAAAPVEPEASVSVADIRTAQTENPVRVTLEAQQQRVQLPSGASLDVWSYGSVPGQPIVVHQGDTVEVELRNRDIEGGVTVHWHGVDVPNGEDGVAGVTQNAVLPGRSFTYRFVAEDTGTYWYHTHQHSAEGVRRGLYGTLVVLPVAAPAQVDLTLPLHTFGETTLLGGSDQRDTMEVVPGQPVRLRLINTDQVPRWFTVAGAPFRVVAVDGRDLSGPTDVADQALRIPAGGRYDVQLTMPDSAVALRTTSAPEIGLDLIAPGGRALADVPSGLPELDLFTYGTPAATSDMDGPYDVTDTLVLDRAMRFMNGLPGFGYTVNGAVYPLIPATEVSEGDLVHLTVVNRGTDTHPMHPHGHHVLVLSRNGVAPTGSPLWLDTFDVQPGEVWEVALRADNPGIWMDHCHNLDHAAEGMLLHLAYAGVASPFEHGGPAGNQPE
- a CDS encoding DUF1761 domain-containing protein, with the protein product MIPEINYWAVIVATISTMVVGSIWYARPVFGTWWQKAARVEAPANAVTAIVVTVIVSFVSAWVLAGSAAIAQEFYGGNFLGNTVLTALILWAGFTAARFITHDAFENRPWKLTLLNIAHELVTVLVMALIIGLFGISAA
- a CDS encoding Rho termination factor N-terminal domain-containing protein, coding for MFWNLLKRKKKTTIVDAAATETYSEEIETEAPVVEALVEEAPIVEAPAAEPKATKAPVKKAPAPKAPAKANAGATAKTAATKAPAPKAPATKAPVAKAPASKAPAAKAAAAKAPAAKAPAVKAPAAKAPAAKAPTAKAPAVKAPAAKAPAAKAPTAKAPAAKAPAAKVAAEAPVAAATAAPAATGTVAELREQAKALGLTGYSKLTKTQLVELIAASK
- a CDS encoding DedA family protein, coding for MDELAAFVVSLAESPWMYGLVLVLTVADAFLVVLPSETLVVALAALSAAAGSPEIVLLVLTAAIGAMLGDVLCYLIGRRIGVTRFRWMRGPRIAAGIHWAQNALDRRAAVLILTARYVPFARIAVNLTAGAMRFPLKRYLPLTVIAGTGWALYNTSVGALFGSWLPDNPVLAVVLSVVTAITLGVTIDYVAARIADRRKPATPPERG
- a CDS encoding ester cyclase is translated as MDRLTAAVTAKDSATLAACYAVDAVAITPDEGEVSGRDAIGTYLLQFGEAFPDLAYDYTRKYEAGDVAIDEGYLTGTHTGPLQLPSGESMPATGKQIRMRSCDIARVENGLVTAHHFYFDQMEFLGQLGLLPDSPS